One genomic segment of Brassica napus cultivar Da-Ae chromosome A3, Da-Ae, whole genome shotgun sequence includes these proteins:
- the LOC106423293 gene encoding F-box only protein 13-like translates to MGFSAGKRKSRDEAVTLSDLNDDVLERVLSHLPTSSYFRMTSVCKRWKSTQTSTTFKLACSRVLSRDPWFFMIAKDSTSSSSSFVYDSTENGWKNLNRSLLLRHRRDFTPVASSGGLLCFRSSVSGDFLLRNPLTGSSIDLPCQDDNKPLQAVAMTTSYKLVTISGDLPNLCFKFYESSSCSWSKELELAMKNNTEDGDDTETVYFLSKSGNVVAASNTLLRIPSKQYSSVITVKDNVETVYFLTSHGTIIACDLAKRSFTQLPKLLPPFLEYSIDLVECNGTMFVVLLSEFYESASLRIWKLEDMSWVHVGMLPPAMSHELYGRKGDINCVGGAGGNKILVCFNADLPEVCCRYFVYDLVGEEWSELPRCFKDGEAVEFVSALSFQPRIEATV, encoded by the coding sequence ATGGGATTCTCAGCTGGTAAAAGAAAATCACGAGATGAAGCAGTCACCTTATCTGACCTCAACGACGACGTTTTGGAGAGAGTCCTCTCACACCTACCAACCTCCTCTTACTTCCGCATGACCTCCGTCTGCAAGAGATGGAAGTCCACCCAAACCTCAACAACCTTCAAGCTCGCTTGCTCTCGAGTCCTTTCTCGAGACCCTTGGTTCTTCATGATCGCTAAAGACTccacctcttcctcttcttctttcgtTTACGACTCCACAGAAAACGGCTGGAAAAACCTCAACCGCTCCCTCCTCCTCCGCCACCGCCGTGACTTCACCCCCGTAGCTTCCTCCGGCGGCTTGCTCTGCTTCCGCTCCTCTGTCTCCGGCGACTTCCTCCTCCGTAACCCCCTCACAGGATCCTCCATTGACCTTCCTTGTCAAGATGATAACAAACCTCTCCAAGCTGTAGCCATGACCACCAGCTACAAGCTTGTTAcaatctccggcgatctcccaaACCTCTGTTTCAAGTTCTATGAGTCAAGTTCTTGTTCATGGAGCAAAGAGCTTGAGTTAGCTATGAAGAACAATACAGAGGACGGTGATGATACAGAAACAGTTTACTTTCTTAGCAAGTCAGGAAACGTCGTCGCAGCGAGTAACACTCTCCTTAGAATCCCTTCGAAGCAGTACTCTTCCGTTATAACCGTCAAAGACAATGTAGAAACCGTCTACTTTCTCACTTCTCACGGAACCATCATAGCGTGTGACCTCGCCAAAAGAAGCTTCACGCAGCTTCCCAAGCTTCTTCCTCCGTTTCTTGAGTATTCAATCGACTTGGTGGAATGTAACGGAACCATGTTTGTGGTCCTTCTCTCTGAGTTTTACGAAAGCGCCAGCTTGAGGATCTGGAAGCTGGAGGACATGAGCTGGGTTCATGTCGGGATGTTGCCTCCTGCTATGTCTCATGAGTTGTACGGCAGAAAGGGGGACATAAACTGCGTTGGAGGAGCTGGTGGGAACAAGATACTTGTGTGCTTTAATGCGGATCTTCCTGAGGTGTGTTGTAGATACTTTGTGTATGATTTAGTTGGAGAAGAGTGGAGTGAGTTGCCAAGATGCTTTAAGGATGGAGAAGCGGTGGAGTTTGTTTCTGCACTTTCTTTCCAGCCTAGGATTGAAGCAACAGTTTga
- the LOC106423290 gene encoding lipase 1 produces the protein MSLLSYLSPTRLLEGYLRRCLTAAGLTSQTLSIDSETTIHFWGPPPLDNRTDGRPVMLLLHGFGPSSMWQWRRQIQAFSPSAFRLYCPDLVFFGDSTSSSTNRSEVFQAECMEKLMEKIGIEKFNVVGTSYGGFVAYHMAKMWPQKVEKVVIASSGINMRKCDSESLLQRSNCECIEKVMLPSTATELRTLMGLASSSRIVRMFPDALWNDVISNLYQKNRKEKVELLKGVTLGRDEKLSIEPLCQEILIIWGDKDQIFPVKMAYELKEILGDKTKLEIIENTSHVPQIECAQEFNNVVLKFLKGSQ, from the exons ATGTCGCTGTTGTCTTACCTCAGCCCAACACGCCTTCTAGAAGGCTACCTCCGTCGATGCCTCACGGCGGCAGGACTAACGTCGCAGACTCTCTCCATTGATTCTGAAACAACCATCCACTTCTGGGGCCCACCACCTCTAGACAACCGCACCGACGGAAGACCAGTGATGCTTCTCCTCCACGGCTTCGGTCCATCCTCCATGTGGCAGTGGAGGCGACAGATTCAAGCCTTCTCTCCGTCCGCTTTTCGGCTATATTGTCCCGATCTTGTTTTCTTCGGAGACTCTACCAGTTCCTCCACCAATCGCTCCGAGGTCTTCCAG gCGGAGTGCATGGAAAAGCTAATGGAGAAAATAGGAATAGAGAAGTTTAATGTGGTTGGAACAAGCTACGGAGGATTTGTGGCGTACCATATGGCCAAAATGTGGCCGCAAAAGGTGGAGAAAGTAGTGATTGCAAGCTCAGGCATCAACATGAGAAAGTGTGACAGTGAAAGTTTATTGCAGAGATCGAACTGTGAGTGTATTGAGAAAGTTATGTTACCATCAACTGCCACAGAGCTTCGGACACTTATGGGTTTGGCATCTTCTTCGAGGATAGTTCGTATGTTTCCCGACGCTCTCTGGAACGACGTTATTAGT AATTTATATCAGAAGAATAGAAAGGAGAAAGTAGAATTATTGAAAGGGGTAACTCTTGGCAGGGACGAGAAATTAAGCATTGAGCCTCTTTGTCAG GAAATCCTTATAATTTGGGGAGACAAAGATCAAATATTTCCGGTGAAGATGGCCTACGAACTAAAAGA GATTCTTGGAGATAAGACAAAACTGGAAATCATAGAGAACACTTCACATGTTCCACAGATCGAATGTGCGCAAGAATTCAACAACGTCGTTTTGAAATTTCTGAAGGGATCTCAATAG